One part of the Bdellovibrio bacteriovorus genome encodes these proteins:
- a CDS encoding response regulator gives MKCLLIEDDQEIASHIIESLVSICYDVKYVADGDKGLQAALVDRYDIIILDMLMPGMKGSDLIQALRKNNISTPVLVVSALSATSDRVEGLSRGADDYLPKPFSILELQIRVRNLVKRSSQAEEIEIRCQGLHLNRIRREVSREGKIIDLQDREYRMVELLMSHPDKIVNKQLILSHIWGYHFDPHTNIVDVLMCRVRAKIDKGFNQRMIYTVRGVGYTLRTSSRLSNVSSSDGRFSSSYF, from the coding sequence ATGAAGTGTTTATTGATAGAAGATGATCAGGAAATCGCCAGTCACATTATCGAAAGCCTGGTGAGTATCTGCTATGATGTGAAGTACGTCGCTGATGGTGACAAGGGTTTGCAAGCGGCCCTGGTGGATCGTTATGACATCATCATTCTTGATATGCTTATGCCGGGGATGAAAGGCAGTGATTTGATTCAGGCTCTGCGCAAAAATAATATCAGCACGCCGGTTCTTGTTGTCAGTGCCCTCAGTGCAACCAGTGACCGGGTTGAAGGTTTAAGCCGGGGTGCGGATGACTATCTGCCTAAGCCGTTTTCGATTCTTGAGCTGCAAATCCGGGTCAGAAATCTGGTGAAACGTTCTTCGCAGGCAGAGGAAATTGAAATTCGCTGCCAGGGCCTTCATTTAAACCGCATCCGTCGCGAGGTCTCGCGCGAAGGAAAGATCATAGATCTTCAGGATCGCGAATATCGCATGGTTGAACTTTTGATGTCCCACCCTGACAAGATCGTGAACAAACAGCTGATTCTGTCTCACATCTGGGGTTATCATTTTGATCCGCACACAAATATTGTGGATGTGTTGATGTGCCGGGTGCGCGCAAAGATCGACAAGGGCTTTAATCAGCGGATGATATACACTGTACGGGGCGTCGGGTATACTTTGCGAACGTCTTCGCGGCTTTCCAATGTCAGCTCTTCAGATGGTCGATTCAGTTCGTCTTACTTTTAA
- a CDS encoding DUF4423 domain-containing protein, translating into MSGLENLPYFALKLQEQFLARKARNKRYSLRSYAQFLEINPGTLSAIIKGKRLVPLQEAAKVMHKLSLAPKDQEQFLLSLGVNKPPAESSYKLDPSRYAVLFDEWEYFVILAVFRLADFKSTTAWIANKTGITEARVDECLEVLQNLQVISRKGPTWERNHKSLYSPHDIPSRSLQQAHLNSLELARQMISRVPVTERDYSFLTVALDEKRFKKLKKLTLKFRDDVFALDEQSKKGQLYRVNLQCFPILTPKPK; encoded by the coding sequence ATGTCGGGACTTGAGAATCTGCCTTACTTTGCACTCAAACTTCAGGAACAGTTTCTGGCCAGGAAAGCCCGGAACAAGCGCTATTCCCTGCGCTCCTATGCGCAGTTTCTAGAGATCAACCCCGGCACCCTGTCTGCGATCATCAAAGGCAAAAGACTTGTGCCTTTGCAGGAAGCGGCCAAGGTCATGCATAAGCTTTCTTTAGCCCCGAAAGATCAGGAGCAGTTCCTGCTCAGTCTTGGAGTGAACAAACCACCTGCTGAATCATCTTACAAATTGGATCCCAGCCGCTATGCCGTGCTTTTTGATGAGTGGGAGTATTTTGTAATTCTGGCCGTGTTTCGTCTGGCGGATTTTAAAAGCACCACAGCCTGGATTGCCAACAAAACCGGAATCACCGAAGCCCGCGTGGATGAGTGCCTCGAAGTCCTGCAGAACCTGCAGGTCATCTCCCGTAAAGGCCCGACGTGGGAACGCAATCACAAGAGCCTGTATTCACCTCATGACATTCCCTCCCGATCCCTGCAGCAGGCTCATTTAAACTCCCTGGAACTGGCCCGACAAATGATTTCGCGTGTGCCCGTGACGGAAAGAGACTATTCCTTCCTGACCGTGGCCCTGGATGAAAAAAGATTTAAAAAACTGAAGAAGCTGACCCTGAAGTTTCGCGATGATGTCTTTGCTCTGGATGAACAATCCAAAAAAGGTCAGCTCTATCGCGTGAACCTGCAGTGTTTCCCCATTCTGACCCCGAAACCCAAATAG